cacatgagttgccatggtggtAACCCAAACTGTGTGATCGGAGTCCCCATAAAGTAGGACCTGgaaaaaacaagccagtggtgaactgaggagagtaactttactaacccacttcgTTGGAGATGTGATACGCTTGGATACTATAtgataggatgactactgtcttattgTGTTCCAAAGTTTATATAAGCAAGATGTTATGGTACAATGTGATCTTTAGAGGAACACGCCTATATGAGCCCGACTGTTGGTCACAGTCTATAAGATTGGGATGATCTCTAGTAAGCTCATGAATAGGTAACCTATATGTTCTTGAAACTTTTCAAGACTTGAAGGACAATCTCAGGTTGAGATAATTATTCTCGGATCCTAGGCAATTTGGATTTCCAGGAACAATAAAATATTCGAGAACATATCACCAAGTTCTGAGGGGTGGAAATCCATTTACTTTGGGGAGCTTGAACTCTTGAGACACAAAATGAAGAAGAGATATGCAAACCAGTATTACTCATGGCTAGACATCACTTTGTAATAATCTTTAGCTGCTTAGTTTAGTtttgttcttttcttgttttttatATTAGATCTTTTCCccctttcttttttcttctctttctccctCTAGGCTTATCTCAAGCCTGCCTGTAATATTTAGAGACAATCCTGTTTTCTTTTGCTTTAATTAATAAAAATTGCAGTAGGGTTTTTACCctactatttatattcaaaaaaaCTCATGAATAGGTCACAGGTGTGACCAATAAGCTCCACTCGAGGGGTCAACTTTCGGcaacctagtactagtaagacatgTGGTGAATgttctttacgccaaactgaaaaTTCAagacatagtccattgttcacttGTGAAGGAGTGTAGCTACTTGATCTAGGTGAAGTTCAACCTTAACAAGTCTTCACTAAAATACTAGTATATCAAAATAGTGATTGGAACAAAGGATACAATGGGCCCTCGAAATCTGGTGGGGAATTGTTGAAATATggggtgggctttaggcccatccaACAATTTCTAAAAAATCTCTAAGGCCCATGGAAGtgtcatgacaaggggatggtggaAAGTTTAGTACCACCCGCTAGTGGAgaaggagttggacctccttacaaGGGATGCTCTTTCACATGCTATTGGACCTTGAGAACAGAATTGGACCTCACGCACTCCTCCTCTATCGTCCGCCCTCACCACGCCACGCCTCGCCTCGTCATGACGTGTCGCGGGttacgggaatgagccgagccgagctcatacctatgcGCTTGCTTTTACCGCTCAGGAACAGAAAGTACGTAATAGATGTGCCACAATCTGAGACGTCAGATTGTGGGCTATTGCCAACTCGCACGTGGGTCCAGCCCACATCCTCCATGCGGAGGCGCATATATATGCGAGGCCTCgaccaaccctagccgccacgaGCAGATTACATATTCTCCACGTGCACCGCCTGTGTCGttcctttgttgctgctgctaccggTGACTTCATCCCGTTCACCGCGTACATGTTTGGCGAGAGAGCAGGCCCCTGAAACCCCGCCTCTCGAGATCCTATACGGAGAGGGGCGGTTATTTTTTTGGGAGCGTCTCATACGCGACAGCTCGCCGCCGTTCGTCTTCTTCCACTACGTttgcgtcgccttcgtcatcaccatgtCCATCGACACTAACCGTGTCGCAGCCAAAAAGAAGGccaccgaggacgctgttggcgccgccgccgcctctgcaTGGTCGATCGAAAGGTATAACATAATTATCCCTCACATGTTCTTTTTTGTTTCAACGGTACTAGCTATATGCAAAGATATTTCTACTATATGCATGATACATGCTAGTCTGGTTCCTAATCAGTATGCTAGTAATTTTGTCAATGCCATGATCGTGATTATTACCTGGATTAATTTAATcaaaaaattgcctatttactcagcaAGCGAGGCAAGCGTTCGGGTGTGTTAAGGCGCGGACGTCGGAGTTAGTTTTTCGGCATGTGTACATGTTTAATGGCGGCAGACGGACGGACATGCATCCATTTGAATGCGGTAGATATATGTCTCATCTCGTCGAGTAACGCCTCTCCGGCATTGAACAAATGCGAACACGGGACGCGACGCAGATGCAGACGATGCTTTTAATGGCGAGCCGCTTCAATGTCGACACCAATGAGAGGTCACGTCTACTCTGAACCGGCGTTAATACGGAGCTCCCGCTTTGAACTGGAAAGTGCACGAGCAAGGGAGAGGTTTTGGGGCGAGCCATGGTTGTTGGACATGTGCATGTAAGCGGTTcgaacgccacaaagctcccctccctctcctccattGTACTTTCGGTTTTCGTGAAAAAGGACGCCAAAACTACATGACCGCGTTGAATGACGGATACGATGGTTTGAGGATATGCGTCGGAGATGCACTTAATCCTAATGATTATTGTGAGTCGTTGTCCATGAAGTATCACTTGGTGGTTAATTTCAGTGTTTCTGACCCTTTTGCGGAGGTTGAACAAGATTTGATCCCGGTTTGAAAAAACCCATCATGTGACCCTTTTCCTATCATTAGGGGCGATGGCGGTAGTTTATATCAGCCTACCACCGAACCCCTTGGCGGTAGACAACTTATCCACGTCAACGCAACGTAACCCTATCGCCAAATATGCTAGCGCTAGCCTGTGTAACTATATTGTCGATGTGTCCAACGATAGATGCATATAAATATTATTCCCTCCGTTCTATAATATGAAAATGCTTTTATACTACACTAGTGTTAAAAATGttcttatattatgaaacggagggagtatatttaatACTTAGATTTTCATTTTACCATAGAGAGTACATACCTATCGCGAGTGGCCTTGACTGTAGGCAGTTATACCCTATCGTCATCACCCCGACGGTAGGAAAATGACTAAATCCGGAAATAATTTTAAATCAGGATTACATCTGATTCAACTTTTAAGAAAGGATAGATTACATCTGTGGGTTACCATCTACCGTGGATGAACAAATCCACTTACTTCGTAACACTTCATTATCAATAAAAAGTTTACCAAGTCAGAAGATATACGGGTCAATGTGCAGAGCGTGCCATCTGCCTAATCTACCCTGTTTTTTTGGTCCGGGTTTATTTATTCCAAGAAGAATATGCCGCGAGCGCGTGGAAGGCAAAGAGGACTCCCTAAAGTACTAgtccatgactaaaagtagtgagactaaaacttgttagcctcacccatgcttggatccaagtactaaagagactaaaaccaagttaatgagcatttattatcctgcaaaccctccaatccagaacttgcataaggagttaaatgaggagagagaggactaatacacattttagtaggggtacccttcactaaaagattttagcctcaagactagttttagcctctctttagtcaggggtgcttggaactttagcgtcttaaaagactagttttagtcatccaaacaccctctagaGTTGTTGGCACTTGGCCAAAAGCCCACCAAAATCTGAAGGAGACCTCGACTGGAAGGCaccggcgggcgggcgggcgaaCTCCAACCAACAAACCACGCGGGGCGGCCGGCCAAATCCACGCCACCACCCACGCCTGCGAGGGCCTCGCCGCCGCAGTCCGATTCGACTCCCCTCCTCACCCCGCCTCCCTCGATCCCCGCCGCGGAAGGTATCCTCTCGGCCCCAAACCCTCGATCGATCATCCGCTTTCCCCCCCAATTTCGGGCCGGCGGTTGGTTGCGCCGTCCCTTTCCGTCTTGTTATATCGAATCTCTCCGCCCTGCACAACACCTCCAGTCTACTGACAATTCAACTACATAGATCAGATAGAAATTGCTGTTCCTAGTTCGAATTGAACTTCCGCGCCGACGCGTTAATTAATCTAACAGTGCCGTGCGGTTTCTCCTTCTGTTTTCCGTAGCGAAAATGAGCGACAATCTGATGGAGAAAGTGAACGCCCTCGGCGAGCGCCTCAAGATCACCGGGTCGGAGGTGAGCAAGCAGATGCAGGCCGGCATGAGCTCCATGAGCTTCAAGATGAAGGAGCTCTTCCAGGCGCAGACCCCGGCCGACAAGATCGTCGAGGACGCCACCGCCGAGAGCCTCGAGGGGCCCGACTGGGCCGCCAACCTCGAAATCTGCGACCTCATCAACACCGAGCAGGTGAACAGCGTCGACCTGATCCGCGGGATCAAGAAGCGGATCGTGCTCAAGGAGGCCAGGGTCCAGTTCCTCGCCCTCTTCCTCCTCGAGACCATCGTCAAGAACTGCGAGAAGGCCTTCTCCGAGGTTGCGGCCGAGAAGATCCTCGATGAGATGGTCAGGCTGATTGATGACCCCCAGACGGTGGTCAATAACAGGAACAAGGCCCTTACGCTCATTGAAGCGTGGGGAGAGTCTGGTGATGAGCTCCGCTACTTGCCCGTTTATGAGCAAACCTACAAGGTAAAATCAatgttctttttatttatttcctctatTACTAGAGAAATCGGCTGTACAAATTCGTGTATTATGTCTAGATTCGCTAATTTTGTCCCGTGGCAGTATATGTTAATTTTCCACCCTGTTCATAATTAAAACAGCCACGATAATCTCTACTGTCCTATTATGTAAGCAAGGAAGGGACCCTAATTTAGGACCAACCTGCTGATGGCTATTTTAGGCACTAGTATAATTTCATACTTCTGTTGTTAGAAGCTAGTGGTTAGTATTAGCGGTCATTGCTTTCTTCATCAGCCTGGAAATCACTAAGTATCTTCGGTAACAGCATTGACGTTTATTCCGTTGTGTTAAATAATATCAATTCATAAGTTGTTTCAGTGTCCATTTTGATGGTAGTATAAAACCCATATGATTTATCCTTGCAGTACAATTTTGTCATTCTTTGTGACCAAGGCAATTGTTAGTGGTTGCAAGTGATGTTGTGCTGACCTTTTTTTTTACAGAGCCTGAAATCAAGAGGAATACGGTTTCCGGGACGTGACAATGAGAGCCTGGCCCCCATATTTACTCCTCCACGCTCTGTTGCTGAAGCTGAAGCTGCTGCAAATTTCTCCCAGCAGGCATTCGAAGATGTACATGTGCATACATAT
This genomic stretch from Hordeum vulgare subsp. vulgare chromosome 6H, MorexV3_pseudomolecules_assembly, whole genome shotgun sequence harbors:
- the LOC123401762 gene encoding TOM1-like protein 1 encodes the protein MSDNLMEKVNALGERLKITGSEVSKQMQAGMSSMSFKMKELFQAQTPADKIVEDATAESLEGPDWAANLEICDLINTEQVNSVDLIRGIKKRIVLKEARVQFLALFLLETIVKNCEKAFSEVAAEKILDEMVRLIDDPQTVVNNRNKALTLIEAWGESGDELRYLPVYEQTYKSLKSRGIRFPGRDNESLAPIFTPPRSVAEAEAAANFSQQAFEDVHVHTYTAEETKEAFDVARNSMELLSTVLSSSPQQDALQDDLTTTLVQQCYQSQHTIQRFIETAGDNEALLFEALSVNDEVQKVLSKYEEMKKPMASARTEQPVVIPIATEHEDSVTVGNEDALVRKPAAARAMSGGDDDILDDLDEMIFGKKGGSSSQDVSKRQDPKKDDLINF